One stretch of Malus domestica chromosome 14, GDT2T_hap1 DNA includes these proteins:
- the LOC103455659 gene encoding zinc-finger homeodomain protein 11-like, whose translation MEGDHDPNTNEVYRECLRNHAASLGSYATDGCGEFTLDHASPGGLQCVACGCHRNFHRRVTYAATSSQAAGGGRSGHQQHHVIMSCSSRGRDPAENIITQDQLIDYNAGGGGSPDSGERMSSGKKRFRTKFTAEQKEKMLAFAEKLGWKLLRKDLEDEIERFCKSVGVSRQVFKVWMHNHKNLSSSSTSASTGNASSLTTQ comes from the coding sequence atggaGGGAGATCATGATCCAAACACAAACGAAGTATACAGAGAGTGCTTGAGAAACCATGCAGCCAGCCTCGGCAGCTACGCCACAGATGGCTGTGGCGAGTTCACACTTGACCACGCATCCCCAGGCGGCCTACAATGCGTCGCCTGCGGATGCCACCGCAACTTCCACCGCAGAGTCACTTACGCAGCCACGTCATCGCAAGCTGCAGGAGGCGGTAGATCAGGACATCAGCAACACCATGTCATCATGAGCTGCAGTAGCCGAGGTCGAGATCCCGCCGAAAATATCATAACACAAGACCAACTCATTGACTACAATGCCGGTGGAGGTGGGTCGCCGGACAGCGGAGAGAGGATGAGCAGCGGGAAGAAGCGGTTCAGGACGAAGTTCACGGCGGAGCAGAAGGAGAAGATGCTGGCGTTTGCTGAGAAGTTAGGGTGGAAGCTGCTGAGAAAAGATCTAGAGGACGAGATAGAGAGGTTCTGCAAGAGTGTAGGGGTAAGCAGACAGGTGTTCAAAGTGTGGATGCATAATCACAAAAacctttcatcttcttctacTTCTGCATCCACCGGCAATGCATCTTCTCTCACTACCCAGTAG